Genomic window (Geothermobacter hydrogeniphilus):
GGACCTGGGCAGGTGGGCCGGTGGGTTTACCAAGTGATCGGCAAAAATGGACCTATATTTAATCCACAAAACATACGCTACATGGCACCTGAAGCCCCGATTCAGTTAGCAGAGGCACCGATGTCAGACTTGGCCCTAGGTATGTCAGGACTGACACTTATTGCTTCGGTGGTGAATCTCGCGGTGTCGGCAAAGATCCTATCTGAAGTTAAGAGCATTGCGAGAAAACTAGATCAGGTAATTTCCACATTAGATGAGTTGAAGGATAAGGCGAATCAGATCCAACGTGGTGTTGAACGAATTGAGCTTCACGTCGTTGAGAATCACCTTCGCCATGCTTTAGACTATCAACTTTCCAGAGCGATTTCAGAAAATGCCATCGACCTTCAGTGTATCTCTGAACTTGCCTCAGATGTTAATCGTTATATAGATGCCATACCTGACCCCCTGCTCTTTAATTTCAAGGTCCGACTGTCTTCAGATGTTCGCGACCGCCTGTTAAATTTGGTGTCAACTCTTCGTGCAGTGAGACTTCTGGTGGCTGCACGTTTCAATGAGCAGACAACGCCCTATAACTGCCTATCGCTTGATCTCCTAGACAACTACATCGGTCTTGGGAACAGTAAGGTGTTAGTAGATGCTGTCGTGGTTCAGAATGAAGTTTTTGCACAATTAAGCAAAGGGCAATCTCAAGTAATCAGGGCCGTGAAGAATCGGTTCACATTCTCTGATACGTCTGATACAAAACATTTCAACTCGTTGCTACAGCGCAAGATCGAAGCAATCCAAGACGTGTTCGTGGGGCATTTCCCCGAAGCAGTGTGCCTTAGTCTCAATTTGCCCGATAATTTCTTTGACTGCGCCGATCCGTACCGTGCGGTGGAAGATGTAGTTCTTGCATGGTTCACCACTGACGGGGGGCTAATCTGGCAGTTAGCGAAGGAACTCGACGGACTCGTGTATGGTTACGAGGAAGTATTCTGGCCGAAGCTTAAAGGTAAAAGCTCTGTCCTGCCTGCTGAGTTGGAAGGTAGGGTTGCATTCAAGCTAGAGGGCTCTGGGTGAGTCTTTTTAGCTTGAGGGCAGATTCAAATTGCAAATACACAATTGAGAGTCTAGTCGGAAACTCCTTGGGGTGTATGGTAGCCGAGACTCTTTTTTGGATGATTGTTGATCTTATGGATCATTCTAGCCAACGCCTTTTCCGATATTCGTTTTAAGTTCATTTCTTCGGGGAAGTAGAAACGTAAGAATCCTTTGATATTCTCATGCGTGCTGTGTTACTAGGCTGAATACGTAGGCGCGGTCACGAATTATCACTTTTTTGATTTCTTCCCAAAGCCTTTAGATAAAAATTCGCAAGTTTGTAGGTGCCTGCCAACTTTGTGAGCGTTCAACTCTTTCCTGCCAAGATTCCCCCCTTCCACATTTCCTAGACAAACCCATACCCGGAGGTCGCACCTATGCGTCAACTGGCCTGGCTTTGTCTGGCAATCCTCACAGCAACTCCCGCAATAGCGTCTACCGTCTGCCGGGAGATCCCCGTCGCCGACTTCGGCTCAGTTGTCTCAAGTCCGCCGGCCAACGCGTTTCTTATCCAGAAGGGCTGCCCGGAGAACCATCCGGTCGCGCGGCTCAGGCCTCCACTGACCATCCGGCTCACGGCGGGCGATGAAAGACCGGCCCCCGGTCTTCCCGCCCATTGGAGGGTTCTGTTCGATCTGGACAGGTCGGACCTGGATGGGCAGGACAGGTCGATTCTGGACATGGTGCCCCGGAACATCACGGTCAGGGTGGACGGCTACACCTGCCGGCTCGGTCCCGAAGCCTATAACCAGGGTCTTTCGGAGCGTCGGGCCGCTGCTGTTGCCGATTACCTCGAAAAGCGAGGAGTGAACGTCCTGTCCCGGGCCGGGCATGGAGAGGACGCCCCGGTGTCGGATACGAACCTGGCCCTGAACCGTCGGGCCGTTGTCGTGGAAACGGAGGTCGCGAAATGAACCGCATTGTCCTGACCCTGCTGGCTCTGGTCTTCCTGTCAGTGCGGGTCCTCGCGGATGAGACGCCGAAGGAGGCTCTGAACAAGGCCCTGCTGCAGTTTTCCAAAACCCTGCCGAAGACAGGAATCGACACTTTCAAGCCCTCTCCGGTTCCCGGTCTGTACCAGGTTGGAGCCGGCCCTGAGGTTTTCTACTTCTCGCCCAAGGGCTACCTGGTGTTCGGAGAGATCTGGAGCCAGGACGGCAGGAACATGACCGCCGAGGCCCGCGAGGAAATCATCCGGGCCAACTTCGACAGGCTGCCGATGGACAAAGCCCTGACCATCGGCAACGGGCCGGTCCAGGTGGTCGAATTCACGGACCCCGACTGCCCCTTCTGCCGCCAGGTCGACCAGGTCCTGGCAGAACGTGCAGACATCACCCGTCACATCTTTTTCTTCCCGCTGGAGTCGATTCACAGGTCCGCACGGGACAAGGCCAAGTACATCCTGTGCAACGAGGACCCGAACAGGGCCATGCGGGAGGTTTACCAAGGAGGGTTGGATAACCGGCCCATACCTCAACCTGGAGATTGCGAAGCTGACACCCTGATTGATGAAAACCTGCGAGCCGGGGGTTCGGTAGGCGTGCGGGGGACGCCGACCATCTGGATCAATGGCAGGCGGTTTCTGGGGGACGCAAAAGCACTCTCCACCTTTCTCGACAACCAGAAGGGAGAAGTCCAATGAACAAAAGGGTTTTTATTCTGATGATGGTGCTGGCGCTGCTCATGGTTGCCGGCAGCGCGTTTGCAATCACCGCCCCGACCGACCCCAACAGTTTCGGCTACCTGTTCTATGACTACGTGGTCGTCAAGGGACTCCAGGGAGCCATTGGCTTCGTCGCCGGGCTGTGCATCGTGGTCTGGGGAGCGTCCATGCTGCCCGCCGGCAAATACATCCCCGCCCTTATCACCATTGTCTCCGGCGGAGTCATCCTCTCCGCCGACAAGATCGTCACCGGTTTCGGGATGCTGATCTGACCTTCCGGGGAGTCCCCCGCTCCCCGCTTTTCCTTCTGGTGACCCGATGCGGAACACGACGACGCGGCGGATGCCGCAATACCTGACCCAACCCTATCAGCTTCTCTGGTTCGAGCCGGACGATATGGCCGTCATGGTACTGGCCTACCTGATGGCCATGATTTTCGGCGGCTGGTTCTGGTGGTTGATGCTGATCGTGTTGCCGACGATCTACTCCCGGCTCAAACGCAACCACCCTCGCGGCTTTCTCCGTCACAGCCTCTACATGCTCGGATGGACGGACATGCAGGGCTACCCGGACTATTTCGAGGATGAATTCATCGAGTAAAGGAGCGCGTTGTGAAGCTTGACCTGTTTGTCCAGAAATCCAGCAACCTGTTCGCCAGGAACCGGCTGCTGATGGTGATCGTGACACTGATCGGCGGTCTGACGCTGTTCAATTCCCTCATGCTGCAGGCGGCCCTGAACCGGCAGGCGGTGATCCTGGTGCCGCCGGGATTCAAGGAAAAGGTCCGTCTGACCGCCGGGACGATCGACGAGAGCTACGCCCGTGAAATGGCGCGATACCTGGTCGACCTGCTGCTGGTCTACAACCCCGGAACAGTCCGCAAGCAGTTCGAGGAGGCGTTGACGCTGATTGCCCCGGAAAAGATTTCGGAGTTCCAGTCCCGGCTTCTCGAAACCGTGGATACGGTCGAGTTGTCGTCGGTTTCCAAGGTCTTCTACACGACCGGGATGCGGCTCAGGCCGGCGGACAACATCATCGAGGTGACCGGGATCGAAAAGACCTTCGTTCAGGACCAGAAGACGGAGGAGAAGCAGAAGCTCTACAGCATCGAGTTCTCCGTTCGTGGCGGACGGTTTTACGTGACCAGCCTCAGCGGGAGGGATTTGCGATGAACGTGCGGAAGGGATTGCTGCTGGCCCTGGTGCCGGCGCTGCTGGCGGCTCCAGTCCTGGCCGCGGACAGGGACGAAGATCCCCTGGTGGTGGTTTTTCCGGAGCACACGACCAGGGTCAACCTGTCCAGCACGGACGTGAACCGTTTTGTCTGCCCGGGACCGATCAAGGACGTGGTGTTCAGTCAGGACAAGGGGATCAAGGTCAAGCTCTCCGGGGAGAATGCCTTTGTGAAGTTCCAGGCGCTGAAGAAGGGGCAGGAGATCCAGTACACCAGGACCCCTTCGGAGTTCTACGTCATCTGCGACGGCGATGTCTACTCGATGATCGGGATGCCGAAGCAGATTCCGGCCCAGACGCTCCATCTCTCCAGCGGGCGGAAGAAGAAGATCGAAAAGAACCTGTCCATCTTCGACGGTCTGCCGCTGGAGAAGAAGGTCCTGAAGCTCATCAGGCAGGTGTACACCGGGGACCTTCCGGAGAGTTACACCGTGCGCCCGGTATGGAAACAGGTCAACATCTTCGACCAGCTTTGGCTGACCGCCAAGCGTGACATCGAAGTTGAAGGGGAGGGGCTTGGGGTCCGCGAATATGTCGTTTCCCTCAAGGCGGGCCAGAAGGAATGGCGGTTGTCCGAAGCGGACTTTCTGAATCCCCGATTGACCCACGCTCCCCTGGCGGTTGCCATCGAGGAGCCGCTGCTGAAACCAGGGGACATCACCCGCGTGTTCATCGTCGAGCGGCGCAATCCGGACGGGCGGCGCAACCCCCTGGTCACCGAACCTGTCCAGCTGGAACAGGAACCGGCGGGAGAAAAGGTGGCGGAAGACCGGTTCACCGGCGAGGAGGAACGATGAGTTTCAAGGACACCTGGAAAAACCTGGACCCGGCGAAGAAGAAAAAGGCGGTCAGGGCGCTGTGCATCGCCGGGGTTCTCGTCTTCGCCCTGTTTGCCTATCAGGTCCGCACGAAGCCGGCCCCGGCGCCGGCCAGGAAGGGCAAGCCGGTTGATCTGCTGGACGACACCAGGACCCTGCAGAAATCCCTCTATCAGGAGAGCAGGAGGGAACTGAAAAAAAGGGACCAGCAGATGGCCGAGCTGAAAAGGCGCCTTGATGCGCTGATGAAAAAGGAAGAAGAGGAGAAAAGGAGCGGGGATGCGGCCCTGTCGAAGCCAGACGGTGAAAAGACTCCCGGCGGGAAGGTGTCCGGCCCGGACAATGAGTTGCCGGTGCTGCCGGCCTATCCGCCGCCACCGCCCGGATCTGTCTATCCTTCCCGGGGCATCACCGGGCAGACGCCTCCCGGTCCTCCGGGGCCGCCTCCGGCTCCGGAAGAAGTGGTGCTGATCGGAGAGATCGGTACCGTGTCCGCGCCGGCGGAAGCCGCACCTGGCCAGGATAAAAAAAAAGACAGGAACCGGCGGATTTATCTCCCTCCCTCGTTCATGGCGGCGACCCTTCTTTCCGGCCTGGACGCGCCTACCGCTGAAATGGGCAAAGGGAACCCGGTTCCGGCCCTGCTGCGCATCCAGGACCTGGCCGTTCTCCCGAACGACGTAAAAGCCGACCTGAAAGGCTGCTTCGCCATCGTGTCGGGCTACGGCAACCTGGCGACCGAGCGGGCCAACATGCAGGCGGTATCCCTGTCCTGCCTGACCAACAGGGGGGAGGCGGTTATCGACCAGAAGATCAAGGGTTTCCTGGTCGACCAGGACGGCAAGATCGGACTGAAAGGCCGGGTGGTTTCGCGCATGGGGGGGGCCATCGCCCGGTCGATGACCGCCGGGTTCTTCGGCGGCATGGGCGACTACATCTCGTCCCAGAACCAGGTCACGTCCACCAGCGCCCTTGGCACAACGACTACCATAGATACCGGCGACGCGGCGAAATACGGCCTTGGAGCCGGTCTTTCGAGCGGATTCAAGGACATCCAGAAGTTCTACCTGGACCTGGCGAAGCAGGCTGTTCCGGTCATCGAAATCGGCCCGACAAAGAAGGTCACGCTGGTTGTCGAGGAAGGAACCATGTTGGTGCTGCGTGATCCGAACGAGGAGGGCACGAAATGAAGAAACTGTTGATTCTGATTCCGCTGGCCCTGGCCCTGTCGGGCTGCTCGGTTCTGAACCCCTACGAAGAGAATTTCCGCTGTCCGGGGGGAGACAGCGGCAAGTGCATCGATGTCACCGGGGCCTATGAGGAGGCCAGGAATCCGGCGGGAAAAACGGCGAGCGCGTCGAGTTCGGACTACGAAGAGGCGCTTTATGGACGGGTGCGGGATCTGCTTCAGGCCCCGTCCACTCCCGTCGTTGTCCCGCCCAGGGTGATGCGGGTTCTCATGCTTCCCTACGAGGGCGAGGACAACGAGCTCTACATGCTGCGTTACGCCTACATCTTCGTTGACAGGCCGCGCTGGGTCCTGACCGATCCGCTTTCACGGGGGAGGAAGTAGCATGGCCCTGATCTCCCTTCTGTTTGGTGATGGCGGGTTGCGGAAGAAGGAGGTGGAGGCCGCCGCGCGGCGCAACAAGCTCTCCGATTATCTCCCCTACATTGCCTATGACCCGGAGACGAAGCTCTACCTGAACAGTGACGACACCGTGGGGATGCTCTGGGAGTGCGTTCCGGCGGTCTTTGCCGGGGAGAAAACGATCCTGTCGATGGAGGGGCTGCTGCGGGTGGCGTTTCCCAAGGGGGCCATCCTCCAGTTCATCCTCCATGCCGACCCGTACATCGAGCCGATTCTCGATGCCTTCCAGGAGACAAAAAAACGGGACGGCGAGTTGTTCCGGAAAGTCGCCCAGTCGCTCACGGACCATTTCCGGCAGGGAGCGAAAGGGGAATGGGCCACCGGCCAGATTCTACGGAATTTCCGCCTGTTCGTGGCTGCCAAATGGCCGCGTGAAAACGGTGGCAACCTGGGGGAAATCGGCAGCATGTGTTCCGAGGCCCTGACCGGTGCGGGGTTGGCCCCGCGTGATGTCAGGCCGGAGGAGCTGCTGGAATGGCTGCGACGGCTGCTGAACGATGACCCGACCGGCAACCTGTCCCTGTACGACGACACGGTGCCGATCCGCAAACAGGCGATCCTGTCCGAAACAGTCATCCAGAAACGGATGGACCACCTGCGGATCGGGAAAAAACAGTGGCGGAGCCTGACGCCGAAGAGCTATCCGCAGGAGGTCGGTCCGCTGCGGACCAACAGGCTGTTCGGTGGTGTGGAAGGGGCTTCGAGTGACGCCGACCAGATTCCCAGCCCGTTTCTCTATTCCCTGACGGTCCTGCTAGAGGACCAGAAGACAAAACTTCACGCCAAGTGCAACGCCATCCTGATCCAGCAGGGGGCCGGGTCTTTCGCCCCGTCCCTGGCCCGGAAGAAGGAGGAGTATACCTGGGCGACGGGCGAGGCCGACAAGGGCACCCGGTTTTTCCGGATCATCCCCGTGCTGTGGGTCTACGACGAGCCTTCGAGGTGCCGGCGCTCTCTCGACCGTGCCCGCCGGTTGTGGGAGGACCAGAACTACCTGATGCAGGAGGACCGGGGGAT
Coding sequences:
- a CDS encoding OmpA family protein; this encodes MRQLAWLCLAILTATPAIASTVCREIPVADFGSVVSSPPANAFLIQKGCPENHPVARLRPPLTIRLTAGDERPAPGLPAHWRVLFDLDRSDLDGQDRSILDMVPRNITVRVDGYTCRLGPEAYNQGLSERRAAAVADYLEKRGVNVLSRAGHGEDAPVSDTNLALNRRAVVVETEVAK
- a CDS encoding DsbC family protein, with product MNRIVLTLLALVFLSVRVLADETPKEALNKALLQFSKTLPKTGIDTFKPSPVPGLYQVGAGPEVFYFSPKGYLVFGEIWSQDGRNMTAEAREEIIRANFDRLPMDKALTIGNGPVQVVEFTDPDCPFCRQVDQVLAERADITRHIFFFPLESIHRSARDKAKYILCNEDPNRAMREVYQGGLDNRPIPQPGDCEADTLIDENLRAGGSVGVRGTPTIWINGRRFLGDAKALSTFLDNQKGEVQ
- a CDS encoding type IV conjugative transfer system protein TraL, which gives rise to MRNTTTRRMPQYLTQPYQLLWFEPDDMAVMVLAYLMAMIFGGWFWWLMLIVLPTIYSRLKRNHPRGFLRHSLYMLGWTDMQGYPDYFEDEFIE
- a CDS encoding type IV conjugative transfer system protein TraE, with product MKLDLFVQKSSNLFARNRLLMVIVTLIGGLTLFNSLMLQAALNRQAVILVPPGFKEKVRLTAGTIDESYAREMARYLVDLLLVYNPGTVRKQFEEALTLIAPEKISEFQSRLLETVDTVELSSVSKVFYTTGMRLRPADNIIEVTGIEKTFVQDQKTEEKQKLYSIEFSVRGGRFYVTSLSGRDLR
- a CDS encoding type-F conjugative transfer system secretin TraK codes for the protein MNVRKGLLLALVPALLAAPVLAADRDEDPLVVVFPEHTTRVNLSSTDVNRFVCPGPIKDVVFSQDKGIKVKLSGENAFVKFQALKKGQEIQYTRTPSEFYVICDGDVYSMIGMPKQIPAQTLHLSSGRKKKIEKNLSIFDGLPLEKKVLKLIRQVYTGDLPESYTVRPVWKQVNIFDQLWLTAKRDIEVEGEGLGVREYVVSLKAGQKEWRLSEADFLNPRLTHAPLAVAIEEPLLKPGDITRVFIVERRNPDGRRNPLVTEPVQLEQEPAGEKVAEDRFTGEEER
- a CDS encoding TraB/VirB10 family protein, which codes for MSFKDTWKNLDPAKKKKAVRALCIAGVLVFALFAYQVRTKPAPAPARKGKPVDLLDDTRTLQKSLYQESRRELKKRDQQMAELKRRLDALMKKEEEEKRSGDAALSKPDGEKTPGGKVSGPDNELPVLPAYPPPPPGSVYPSRGITGQTPPGPPGPPPAPEEVVLIGEIGTVSAPAEAAPGQDKKKDRNRRIYLPPSFMAATLLSGLDAPTAEMGKGNPVPALLRIQDLAVLPNDVKADLKGCFAIVSGYGNLATERANMQAVSLSCLTNRGEAVIDQKIKGFLVDQDGKIGLKGRVVSRMGGAIARSMTAGFFGGMGDYISSQNQVTSTSALGTTTTIDTGDAAKYGLGAGLSSGFKDIQKFYLDLAKQAVPVIEIGPTKKVTLVVEEGTMLVLRDPNEEGTK
- a CDS encoding TraV family lipoprotein, which produces MKKLLILIPLALALSGCSVLNPYEENFRCPGGDSGKCIDVTGAYEEARNPAGKTASASSSDYEEALYGRVRDLLQAPSTPVVVPPRVMRVLMLPYEGEDNELYMLRYAYIFVDRPRWVLTDPLSRGRK